In the Hordeum vulgare subsp. vulgare chromosome 7H, MorexV3_pseudomolecules_assembly, whole genome shotgun sequence genome, one interval contains:
- the LOC123407377 gene encoding paramyosin-like: MGSLQRVSSGGDMTTEPEKRDSEGEASSSSARVRLLEREVAVAKQTEARMLESLIHRTKELEQAKIALEEAKLEAATLRQGASAGAAGPAQGQWSVMDLMFGGVDEEINGLRGRLRSALVAEERSREAADDLAAALSVVTMEAKQVKAWLSDAQAELERANAEAGRLEGLLRTAEADLSSVTEQLDGVMSEWKEAAAAWCAREKALLGRAHAAEEDADGARRENAELAELHRAADHENGGLRRALERAVEEAKAANESLEFAGSENSKLRDAIAEKERAMESLRLENESLKASEAAAQGRAMDLNNQLTAATQKAAADGGAGGGEKATAGMLLEKWKADAQGKLSAAAFLDSGRVMAASRKDRMFASISNIAELRSAAAAAAMDDYDYEFDHLDDGRQYGGLEHAMKHRKRRSVLRKFGDFFRRRSLHKSDFAPVL; encoded by the coding sequence ATGGGCTCACTGCAGCGTGTCAGCAGCGGCGGCGACATGACGACGGAGCCGGAGAAGCGAGACAGCGAGGGCGAGGCGTCCTCGTCGTCGGCGCGGGTGCGGCTCCTGGAGCgagaggtggcggtggcgaagCAGACGGAGGCGAGGATGCTGGAGTCCCTGATCCACCGGACCAAGGAGCTGGAGCAAGCCAAGATCGCGCTCGAGGAGGCCAAGCTCGAGGCCGCCACGCTGCGGCAGGGCGCGAGCGCGGGCGCGGCCGGGCCCGCGCAGGGGCAGTGGAGCGTCATGGACCTCATGTTCGGCGGCGTCGACGAGGAGATCAACGGGCTGAGAGGCAGGCTCCGGTCGGCGCTGGTCGCCGAGGAGAGGAGCCGGGAGGCGGCGGACGACCTCGCTGCCGCGCTCTCCGTCGTCACCATGGAGGCCAAGCAGGTGAAGGCGTGGCTGTCCGACGCGCAGGCCGAGCTCGAGCGCGCCAACGCTGAGGCTGGCCGCTTGGAGGGCCTTCTGCGCACCGCCGAGGCGGATCTGTCGTCGGTGACTGAGCAGCTCGACGGCGTCATGTCTGAGTGGAAGGAAGCTGCGGCTGCGTGGTGCGCCAGGGAGAAGGCGCTGCTCGGACGCGCACATGCGGCCGAGGAGGATGCCGACGGTGCCCGGCGTGAGAACGCCGAGCTCGCCGAGCTGCACCGGGCGGCCGACCACGAGAACGGCGGCCTACGGCGCGCGCTGGAGCGAGCGGTGGAGGAGGCCAAGGCGGCCAACGAGTCCCTCGAGTTCGCGGGCAGCGAGAACTCTAAGCTACGCGACGCCATCGCCGAGAAAGAGCGCGCCATGGAGTCCTTGAGGCTGGAGAACGAGTCGCTCAAGGCCAGCGAGGCTGCCGCGCAGGGGCGTGCCATGGATCTAAACAACCAGCTCACGGCGGCAACCCAAAAGGCCGCTGCCGATGGAGGCGCCGGCGGTGGAGAGAAGGCAACAGCGGGGATGCTACTGGAGAAGTGGAAAGCCGACGCGCAGGGGAAGCTCAGTGCGGCGGCGTTCCTGGACTCCGGCAGGGTGATGGCCGCGAGCCGGAAGGATCGGATGTTCGCGTCCATCAGCAACATCGCCGAGCTGAGGTCCGCGGCCGCAGCGGCGGCCATGGACGATTACGACTACGAGTTCGACCACTTGGATGATGGAAGACAGTACGGTGGCTTGGAGCATGCCATGAAGCACAGGAAGAGGAGGTCTGTTCTACGCAAATTCGGAGATTTTTTTAGGAGGAGAAGCCTCCACAAGTCAGACTTTGCTCCTGTTCTGTAG